The following proteins are encoded in a genomic region of Desulfovibrio sp.:
- a CDS encoding proline/glycine betaine ABC transporter permease, translating into MLPRIPLAESIDASVDFLVETCSDFTRAGSAAMGTLLDGFENLLMLPQPWLFILLLGLVCWWATRSIKLPAFSMLGFALLWNLGLWEPTMSTLALVLSATLLSVLLGVPCGILAAVSRWGRQIIMPVLDVMQTMPAFVYLIPAIPFFGIGKVSAVVATVVFSVPPAIRLTCLGIRQIPADLVECAEAFGLTRVQRLRKLELPLAMPTIVAGVNQTIMLALSMAVIAAMIGARGLGGEVWKAIQRLQIGNGFEAGLGIVIVAITLDRLFRALAQKCAGQN; encoded by the coding sequence ATGCTGCCTAGAATCCCCCTGGCCGAAAGCATTGACGCCTCCGTAGATTTTCTGGTGGAAACCTGCTCGGATTTTACCCGCGCTGGTTCTGCGGCAATGGGCACGCTGCTGGACGGGTTTGAAAACCTGCTCATGCTGCCCCAGCCCTGGCTTTTCATCCTCCTGCTGGGCCTTGTGTGCTGGTGGGCTACGCGCAGCATCAAGCTGCCCGCCTTTTCCATGCTGGGCTTTGCCCTGCTGTGGAATCTTGGCTTGTGGGAACCGACCATGAGCACGCTTGCCCTGGTGCTTTCCGCAACCTTGCTTTCCGTGTTGCTGGGGGTTCCCTGCGGCATTCTGGCGGCTGTGTCGCGCTGGGGCAGGCAGATCATCATGCCCGTGCTGGATGTTATGCAGACCATGCCCGCATTTGTGTATCTTATCCCCGCCATTCCCTTTTTCGGCATCGGCAAGGTAAGCGCCGTTGTGGCAACGGTGGTCTTTTCCGTGCCGCCAGCCATTCGCCTAACCTGTCTGGGCATCCGGCAGATTCCTGCTGATCTTGTGGAATGCGCCGAGGCCTTTGGCCTCACGCGTGTGCAGCGCCTGCGCAAGCTTGAGCTGCCCCTTGCCATGCCCACCATTGTGGCAGGCGTGAACCAGACGATCATGCTGGCACTTTCCATGGCGGTCATTGCCGCCATGATCGGCGCGCGCGGTCTTGGCGGCGAAGTCTGGAAAGCAATCCAGAGATTGCAGATAGGAAATGGCTTTGAAGCCGGGCTTGGAATTGTTATCGTGGCAATCACACTTGATCGCCTCTTTCGTGCGTTGGCGCAAAAATGCGCCGGACAAAACTAG
- a CDS encoding glycine betaine/L-proline ABC transporter ATP-binding protein, translated as MAKISVKNLFKVFGPNPEHALQLASKGRSREDILRQTRSTIALRDVSLNIAESELLVVMGLSGSGKSTLLRCLNGLIMPTAGSVLVDDQDIMQMKLRELRRVRQRCFGMVFQNFALFPHRTVLQNAAFGLEAMGMDEALRLKKSGEVLERVGLSQWANAYPRQLSGGMKQRVGLARALAMEPEVLLMDEAFSALDPLIRQEMQEELLTLQQDIRKTIIFITHDLNEAFRLGDRIVLLQDGAVVQTGTPEQILQSPANNHVARFVASADVTHVLTAGGIMKRSEDWAVLGLDGPHSVLRKMAAHSISSLFVIDGQRRFAGILYAADAERMVAEGKTDIAAITQRDITTVAPSTPISDVMPIMAELPYPLAVVDERQRLQGVIVRGLLLAAMVEGMEAGGQNAA; from the coding sequence AACCCGGAACATGCCCTTCAACTGGCATCCAAGGGGCGTTCCCGCGAAGATATTTTGCGGCAGACACGCTCCACCATTGCCTTGCGTGATGTTTCCCTCAATATTGCAGAGAGCGAGCTGCTTGTGGTCATGGGGCTTTCCGGCAGCGGCAAGTCTACACTGCTGCGTTGCCTTAACGGCCTCATCATGCCCACGGCTGGTTCCGTGCTGGTGGATGATCAGGACATCATGCAGATGAAACTGCGCGAGCTGCGCCGCGTGCGGCAACGCTGCTTTGGCATGGTTTTTCAGAATTTTGCCCTTTTTCCACATCGCACAGTGCTGCAAAATGCGGCCTTCGGCCTTGAGGCCATGGGCATGGACGAGGCTCTGCGCCTGAAAAAAAGCGGCGAGGTGCTTGAGCGCGTTGGCCTTTCCCAATGGGCAAACGCCTATCCCCGGCAGCTTTCCGGCGGCATGAAACAGCGTGTGGGCCTTGCCCGCGCCCTGGCAATGGAGCCGGAAGTGCTGTTGATGGACGAGGCTTTCAGCGCGCTTGATCCGCTTATCCGCCAGGAAATGCAGGAGGAGCTCCTGACGCTCCAGCAGGATATCCGCAAGACAATCATTTTTATTACCCATGATCTGAACGAGGCCTTCCGGCTTGGCGACCGCATAGTGCTGTTGCAGGACGGCGCGGTGGTGCAGACCGGCACGCCGGAGCAGATACTGCAATCGCCTGCCAACAATCATGTGGCCCGTTTTGTGGCCTCCGCCGACGTCACCCATGTACTCACGGCGGGCGGCATCATGAAAAGGTCAGAAGACTGGGCCGTGCTGGGCCTTGACGGGCCGCATTCCGTTTTGCGCAAGATGGCCGCGCATTCCATAAGCTCCCTTTTTGTCATTGATGGGCAGCGGCGATTTGCAGGCATTCTGTATGCCGCCGATGCCGAGCGCATGGTGGCCGAAGGTAAGACGGACATTGCCGCCATCACCCAGCGCGACATAACAACCGTCGCGCCCTCGACACCCATTTCAGACGTAATGCCCATCATGGCTGAACTTCCTTATCCGCTGGCCGTTGTTGACGAACGACAGAGGCTCCAGGGCGTCATCGTGCGCGGCCTGCTGCTGGCGGCAATGGTGGAGGGCATGGAAGCGGGAGGTCAAAATGCTGCCTAG